The following DNA comes from Streptomyces globosus.
CCGCTACTTCGCGGGCACCGTCGCCTGCCTGCGCAGGTACGCCTGCACCTTCTCGTGGGCCTTCGGCTCCATCGCCGCCCCCGCCGCCAGCGTGCGCGGCAGCAGCTCCCGCTCCGTGGTGAAGGCCCGGAACCACAGCCCCACCGTGACGTCGTGGTCCGGCCGGCCGACGACCTCGATCGGGTCGCCGGGCGAGATCCGCCCCTCCCGGACGACACGCAGGTACGCCCCCGGCCGCACGGCCCCGGTGAACCGCTTCACCCAGGCCCGCTCGCCCAGCACCCCCTGGAAGGTCCGGCACGGGATGCGGGCCGAGGCGACCTCCAGGACGGCCTCCGCGCCGACCCGCCACCGCTCGCCGACCAGGGCGCCGGTCAGGTCGATCCCCGCGGTGGTGAGGTTCTCGCCGAAGATCCCGCCGGGCAGCTCGCGCGCCAGCTCGGCCTCCCACCAGTCGAGGTCCTCGCGGGCGTACGCGTAGACGGCCTGGTGGTCCCCGCCGTGGTGGCGCAGGTCCCCGATGCCGTCCCCCTCGACGCCGCTGCCGCCGACCCCGCGTGGGCCGGGCGCGGCGACGCGCACGGGGCCGGCGACCGGCCGCTTGCCGATGCCGGTCAGCCCGCTCGGGGAGTCGGTGTGTTCGGAGGGGGCCGCGCGGCCGACGTTCACGGAGATCACATGCATGGGCGCCATGGGGGACACGCTAACCCAGCGCCCCCAAGCCCGGTCTCCCTTGTGTGCGTCACCGTCAAAGCCGGGCTTATGCTCGAAGGGTGATCGAGGCACGTCATCTCCGGATCCTGCGCGCCGTCGCCGGGACCGGCTCCTTCTCCGCGGCCGCCCGCGAACTCGGGTGCACGCAGCCCGCCGTCTCCCAGCAGATGAAGGCGCTGGAGCAGTCGGCCGGCACGCCGCTGCTCGTCCGTGCCGGCCGCGAGATGCGCCTCACGCAGGCCGGCGAGGCCCTCGTACGGCACGCCGCGGGGATCCTCGCCGGTCTGACGGCCGCGGAGGAGGAGGTCGCCGCCATCGCCGGGCTGCGCGCCGGCCGGGTCCGGCTCGTCTCCTTCCCCAGCGGCAGCTCCACCCTGGTGCCGACGGCGCTGGCGGCGATGCGCGCCGAGCACCCGGGCACGCGGATCTCGCTGGTCGAGGCGGAGCCGCCGCGCTCGGTGGAGATGCTGCGCGACGGCGACTGCGACGTGGCCCTGGCCTTCCGCTACGCCGGCTCCGACCCGGCCGGCCCGCATGCCGGCGGCGCCGGGGCGCCGACTGCCGAGGGGTGGGAGGACCTGGTCGTGCGGCCCCTGCTGACGGACCGCCTCGTCGGGCTGGTGCCCGAGGGCCACCGGCTGGCCGGCTCGGCCGGGGTCCGCATGGCGGAACTCGCGGACGAGCCGTGGATCGCGGGCTGTCCGCGCTGCCGCCGCCACCTGGTCGAGGTGTGCGAGGACGCGGGCTTCACCCCGCGCATCGACTTCGCCACCGACGACTACCCGGCCGTCGCCGGCCTGGTCGGGGCGGGGCTCGGCGTCGCGGTGCTGCCGGAGCTCGCGGTGGAGTCCGTCCGCGCCAAGGGCGTGGGCACCGTGGCCGTCGAGCCCCCCGTCGAGCGCGAGATCGTGGCGCTGACGCTGCCCGACCTGGCCCGGGTGCCGGCCGTCGCCGCCACCCTCGCCGAGCTGGAGCGGGCCGCGGCGCGCTGAGCCCCGCCGCGAGCGGCGGGCAGCGCCCGCAGCGGGCTGGTGAAACGTTCCTTCTTCGCTGCGCCGGACCCGGCTCAGTCCGGTGTGATCCGTCCGATCGTGCTCGACGCGGGGATCAGCCGATGGCGGGCACGCCCCATCAGCTCCTCGCGCTCGTCCTCCGTGAGGCCGCCCCACACCCCGTAGGGCTCGCGGACGGCCAGCGCGTGCGCGGCGCATTCCGAACGCACCGGGCATCGCATGCAGACCTCTTTAGCCGAGGCCTCGCGCGCACTCCTGGCCGCGCCCCGCTCGCCCTCCGGGTGGAAGAAGAGGGAGCTGTCGACCCCTCGGCAGGCGGCCAGCAGCTGCCAGTCCCAGAGGTCGGCGTTCGGTCCGGGAAGGCGGGAGAAATCTGCCATGGGTAGTCCTCGTTGGTGCCGGTACTGAGACGGATACGGTCCGAGCCACCACACCTACTGTCCTAGTAGATGTAAATATGACTCATTGGGAATCTAGCCTCAGACACAGGCGAAACGGAAGGAAAGCCGCCAAATAGGGCATAGCTCCAGATGGAGGACAGATGGAGGGCAGGTGGCGAGTGGCGCCGCCGATGTGATCGCGTCCTCACGTAGAGTGCCGAAGGTGTCCGTCCGACCCGTAACTCTTTCGAGTGACCATCGTTGAGAGAGCGAAGGCGGTTGAACCAATGACCTCCCGGACAGGTGTCCGAGAGCATCGACCGCACAGGTGACGATACGTACCAAGCCTGGAGGCTCAAGGTGACGCGCATCAGCAGCTCCGGAGGGCGGTCATGACTTCCGTCCTCGTCTGCGACGACTCCCCGCTTGCCCGAGAGGCGCTCCGTCGCGCGGTTGCCACCGTGCCCGGCGTCGAGCGCGTGACGACGGCTGCCAACGGCGAGGAAGTCCTCCGCCGCTGGGGCGCCGACCGCTCCGACCTCATTCTCATGGACGTACGGATGCCCGGGCTCGGCGGTGTGGAGACGGTGCGCCGGCTGCTCTCGGCCGATCCGGGCGCCCGCATCATCATGCTCACCGTCGCCGAGGACCTCGACGGCGTGGCCCTGGCCGTCGCCGCCGGCGCCCGCGGCTACCTGCACAAGGACGCCTCGCGCGCCGAACTGCGGGCCACGGTCACCCAGGCCCTGGCCGACCCGACCTGGCGGCTGGCCCCGCGCCGGCTCCGCTCCGCCGAGATGGGCGCCGCGCCCACCCTCACCGCGCGCGAGATCCAGGTCCTGGAGGGCATGAGCCACGGCCGGTCCAACGCGGAGATCGGGCGCGAGCTCTTCCTCTCCGAGGACACGGTCAAGACGCACGCCCGCCGGCTGTTCAAGAAGCTGGGCGCCTCGGACCGGGCACACGCCGTGGCGCTCGGGTTCCGCTGGGGCCTCGTCCGCTGACCGCGCCCCCGCAGGCCGGACGCTGAGCCGGTCCCGTCCGCCACGGCGGACGGGGCGGCGCGCCCGGCGCGCCCCGCCCGCCCACGGCGCCGCCGCCGGGCCCCGGACCGCCGCCGGCCCCGGGCCGTCCGCCGCCCCGCTCCCCGCCCTGCCGCCCGGCCCCACCCCCGTGCGTGGCCGGGGATTGGCGGGGCACGATCCGGGGGACGTGTCGCTTCGTGCGCGATGCCGCATGCTTGAGTGTGTGGCGCATTTTCTGGGATGGGGCCTCGGAAAGCATTCGGGCGAGCGGGAGGGGAGCGTGCAGTGACGAGTCCAGGCGCACCCGCTCATAACGCTTCGGCGCACAACACGGGCCGCGATGCCGCGAACACTCCGGCGCCAAGGCACCATGGATTGATGCGCGACGACGAGGCCATGGGCTCCCCCGCGGCCACAGGGCCCACCGGAGCTGCCAGGGGCGGCGGCGCCGGGGCGGTCAGCGACCTCGTCCGGCGCGCCGTGGACGGTGACGAGCAGGCCACCCACGACCTGCTCGCCTTCGTGCACCCGCTGGCCATCCGCTACTGCCGCACCCGGCTCTCCCGGCTCCCGGGTGACGCCCGCCACTTCGTCGAGGACCTGGCGCAGGAGGTCTGCGTCGCCGTCCTGATGGCGCTCCCGCGCTACCGCGACACCGGCCGGCCCTTCGAGGCGTTCGTCTTCGCGATCGCCGCGCACAAGGTCGCCGACCTCCAGCGGGCCGCCATGCGCCACCCCGGCAGCACGGCCGTCCCGTCGGACGAGATGCCCGAGCGGCCGGACGACTCCCTCGGCCCGGAGGAGCGGGCGCTGCTCAGCAGCGACGCCGCCTGGGCCCGCAAACTGCTCGCCAACCTGCCGGAGACGCAGCGCGAGCTCCTCGTGCTGCGCGTCGCCGTCGGCCTGACCGCCGAGGAGACCGGCCAGATGCTCGGCATGTCCCCCGGCGCCGTCCGGGTGGCCCAGCACCGGGCGCTCAGCCGGCTGCGGGCCCTGGCCGAGCAGTAGCGGCCGGGCCGCCGGCGGCGGATTCCCGGGCGGGCCCGGCCGCATGCCGCTCCCTAGGAGGAATCCACGAAACTTGGGAGTGATCTCGCTCGTGGAATGAGACGCCTCCCGATCCCGTTAGCATGGACATCCGCGCTGGGCAAGACCATTTGGGAAGGTGTCATGACTGTCAACTCCGACGGAGTGCCCGACAAATTCGCCGCGCTCGGACTCACGTACGACGACGTCCTGCTGCTGCCGGGCTCGTCGGACATGGCCCCGGACGAGATCGACACTTCCTCCCTCATCTCGCGGAACGTGCGGGTCAACATCCCGCTGCTGTCCGCCGCCATGGACAAGGTCACCGAGTCCCGCATGGCGATCGCGATGGCCCGCCAGGGCGGCGTCGGCGTGCTCCACCGCAACCTGTCCATCGCCGACCAGGCCAACCAGGTCGACCTGGTCAAGCGCTCCGAGTCCGGCATGGTGACCGACCCGATCACGGTCCACCCGGACGCGACGCTGCGCGAGGCCGACGAGCTGTGCGCGAAGTTCCGCATCTCCGGCGTGCCCGTCACCGACGCCGCCGGCAAGCTGCTCGGCATCGTCACCAACCGCGACATGGCCTTCGAGTCCGACCGCAGCCGCCAGGTGCGCGAGGTCATGACCCCGATGCCGCTCGTCACGGGCAAGGTGGGCATCTCCGGCGTGGACGCCATGGAGCTGCTGCGCCGCCACAAGATCGAGAAGCTGCCGCTGGTCGACGACGCGGGCGTCCTCAAGGGCCTGATCACGGTCAAGGACTTCGTCAAGGCCGAGAAGTACCCGCACGCGGCCAAGGACAAGGAGGGCCGCCTGCTGGTCGGCGCCGCGGTCGGCGTCGCCGGGGACGCCTACGAGCGCGCCCAGGCCCTCATCGAGGCCGGCGTCGACTTCATCGTCGTCGACACCGCGCACGGCCACTCCCGCCTCGTCGGGGACATGGTCGCCAAGATCAAGTCGAACGCGTCGGTCGACGTCATCGGCGGCAACGTCGCCACCCGCGACGGCGCGCAGGCCCTGGTCGACGCCGGCGCGGACGGCATCAAGGTCGGCGTGGGCCCCGGCTCCATCTGCACCACCCGCGTCGTCGCCGGCATCGGCGTCCCGCAGGTCACCGCCATCTACGAGGCCGCCCTGGCGGCCAAGGCCGCGGGCGTCCCCGTCATCGGCGACGGCGGCCTGCAGTACTCCGGCGACATCGCGAAGGCCCTGGTCGCCGGCGCCGACACGGTGATGCTCGGCTCGCTGCTGGCCGGCTGCGAGGAGTCCCCCGGCGAGCTGCTCTTCATCAACGGCAAGCAGTTCAAGTCGTACCGCGGCATGGGCTCCCTCGGCGCGATGCAGTCCCGCGGCGACCGCAAGTCCTTCTCCAAGGACCGCTACTTCCAGGAGGGCGTGGGCGGCGACGACAAGCTCATCCCCGAGGGCATCGAGGGCCAGGTGCCCTACCGCGGCCCGCTGTCCGCGGTGGTCCACCAGCTCGTCGGCGGCCTGCGCCAGTCGATGTTCTACGTCGGCGGCCGCACGGTGCCGGAGCTCCAGGAGCGGGGCCGGTTCGTCCGGATCACCTCCGCGGGGCTGAAGGAGAGCCACCCGCACGACATCCAGATGACGGTCGAGGCGCCGAACTACTCGCGCCAGGGCTGACAGCCGCCACGGGGGCGGGTCCGGGAACGGGCCCGCCCCCGCGGCATGCGTCCGCACAGCGGTCGCCGGGACGCGCGCGCCCGCCCTTCGGGGATACTGGACGGGCAGACCCAGAGGAAAGGCCACCACACGTGACTGAGATCGAGATCGGGCGCGGCAAGCGCGGCCGCAGGGCGTACGCGTTCGACGACATCGCCATCGTCCCGAGCCGGCGGACGCGGGACCCGAAGGAGGTCTCCATCGCCTGGCAGATCGACGCATACCGCTTCGAGCTCCCGTTCCTGGCTGCCCCGATGGACTCCGTCGTCTCCCCGCAGACCGCGATCCGCATCGGCGAGCTCGGCGGCCTCGGCGTCCTGAACCTCGAAGGCCTGTGGACCCGCCACGAGGACCCGCAGCCGCTGCTCGACGAGATCGCCGAGCTGCCGGAGGAGGCCGCGACCCGCCGCCTGCAGGAGATCTACGCGGCCCCGATCCAGGCCGACCTGATCGGTCAGCGCATCAAGGAGGTCCGCGACTCCGGCGTCGTCACCGCCGCCGCGCTCTCCCCGCAGCGCACCGCCCAGTTCTCCAAGGCCGTCGTCGACGCGGGCGTCGACATCTTCGTCATCCGCGGGACGACGGTCTCCGCGGAGCACGTCTCCGGCGCCGCCGAGCCGCTGAACCTGAAGCAGTTCATCTACGAGCTCGACGTCCCGGTCATCGTCGGCGGCTGCGCCACCTACACGGCGGCCCTGCACCTGATGCGCACCGGCGCGGCCGGCGTCCTCGTCGGCTTCGGCGGCGGCGCCGCGCACACCACCCGCAACGTGCTGGGCATCCAGGTCCCGATGGCCACGGCCGTCGCGGACGTGGCCGCCGCCCGCCGCGACTACATGGACGAGTCCGGCGGCCGCTACGTGCACGTCATCGCCGACGGCGGCGTGGGCTGGTCCGGCGACCTGCCCAAGGCCATCGCCTGCGGCGCCGACGCCGTGATGATGGGCTCCCCGCTGGCCCGCGCCACCGACGCGCCCGGCCGCGGCCACCACTGGGGCATGGAGGCCGTCCACGAGGACGTGCCGCGCGGCAAGAAGGTCCACCTGGGCACCGTCGGCACCACCGAGGAGATCCTCACCGGCCCGTCGCACACCCCGGACGGCTCCATGAACCTCTTCGGCGCGCTGCGCCGCTCGATGGCCACCACCGGCTACAGCGAGCTGAAGGAGTTCCAGCGCGTCGAGGTCACCGTCGCGGACAGCCACCACCACGGCTGACCGGCCCCGCGGCCGTACGCACGCACGCCATGCCGGAAGGGCCGGCTCCCCGCGACGGGGGGCCGGCCCTTCCGGCGTACCCGGTCAGAGCCGGTGGGCGGCGCCGGCCGGGCTCGCCCCGCGCGTGTCCAGGAGCAGCTGCGCCTTGACCGCCAGGCCCTGGAGGTCGTAGGTGCGGTGGTGCTGGAGGAGGATCGTCAGGTCGGCGGTGGCGGCGGCCTCGTAGAGGGACTCGGCGCGGGGGACCGGCTGGTCGCGGACCCGCCAGCCGGCGACGTACGGGTCGTGGTAGCTGATCAGCGCGCCGAGGTCGAGGAGGCGGCTGGCGATCTCCGGGGCCGGGGAGCCCTCCTGGTCCGCAAGGTCCGGCTTGTAGGTGACGCCGAGGAGCAGGATGCGGGCCCCGCGGGCGGACTTGCCGTGCTCGTTCAGCAGGGTGGCGCAGCGCTGGATGACGTACTGGGGCATCCGCCCGTTGATCTCCTGGGCGAGGCCGACCATGCGCAGGGGGTGGCCGGGGGTGCGTGTGGTGTGGGGGAGGTAGTTGGGGTCGAGGGGGACGCTGTGGCCGCCGACGCCGGGGCCGGGGCGGAAGGCCTGGAAGCCGTACGGCTTGGTCTCGGCGCAGCGGATGACGTCCCACAGGTCGACGCCGAGGTCGTGGCAGAGGACGGCCATCTCGTTCATCAGCGCGATGTTCACGTGCCGGTAGTTGGTTTCCAGGAGCTGGACGGTCTCGGCCTCGCGCAGCCCGCGGGCGCGGACGACCTTCTCGGCGATGCGGGCGTAGAAGGCGTGGGCGGACTCGGTGCAGGCGGGGGTGAGGCCGCCGATGACCTTGGGCGTGTTGGCGATGGTGTGGGTGCGGTTGCCGGGGTCGTGGCGGCTGGGGGAGTACGCCAGGTGGAAGTCGCGGCCGGCGCGCAGGCCCGAGCCGGACTCCAGGATCGGGCGCAGGTACTCCTCGGTGGTCCCCGGGTGGGCCGCGGACTCCAGGATCACGGTGGTGTGGGGGCGCAGCCGGGCGGCCAGGGCCCGGCCCGCCTCGCCGACGGCGCCGAGGTCGAGGGCGCGGTCGGCGCCGAGCTGGGTGGGGGCGCAGATGACGGCGGTGCGGACCCGGCCGAGGTCGGCGGGGTTGGCGGTGACCCGGAAGCCGGCGGCCGACATGCGGCGGACCTCGGCGGCGGTGAGAGTGGAACCGGTGGCCGGGCCGATGTCGTAGCCGACGGTCTCGATCCCTGCTGCGACGGCGGCCTGGGCCAGTGGGAGGCCGAGGTGGCCGAGTCCGATGACGGCGAGGTCTGCGGGCATGGGGTGGTGCCGTCCCTTCCCTGGCATGCATGGAGAGGCTGGGTGCGCAAGTCCTGTGGATCCCGGGGGCCTCCGATGAGCTGGCGCGATGTCAGACTAGGCGTATATATGACCGATCTGTCGTATTACGGGGTGATGGTCTCCGTTGTGTTGTCCACAGGCGGTGGCTGATGCGGGAGTGCCGGGTCAGAATCGAGGGCGGGGGACGTGAGCGGGACCGCCCGCGCCGAGCCGGCGCGGCCCGCACCGACGGGAGGCAGCCGTGAGGACAGCGACACTGGGGCCGGCGCAGCGCGCCGACGCCCTCGCCCGGATGGCCGAGCGGGAACTTGACGTGCTCGTGGTGGGCGCCGGCGTGGTCGGCGCGGGCACCGTGCTGGACGCCGCGACCAGGGGCCTGCGGACCGGGATCGTCGAGGCGCGGGACTGGGCGTCCGGGACGTCCAGCCGGTCCAGCAAGCTGATCCACGGCGGCCTGCGCTACCTGGAGATGCTCGACTTCGCCCTCGTGCGCGAGGCGCTGAAGGAGCGCGGCCTGCTGCTGGAGCGGCTCGCCCCGCACCTCGTCCGGCCCGTGCCCTTCCTCTACCCGCTCCGGCACAAGGGCTGGGAGCGCCTCTACGCCGGCTCCGGCGTCGCCCTGTACGACGCGATGTCCGTCTCCAGCGGGCACGGCCGCGGCCTGCCCGTGCACCGGCACCTCTCCCGCCGGCGCGCCCTGCGGGTGGCCCCGGCCCTGCGCAAGGACGCCCTCGTGGGCGCCCTGCAGTACTACGACGCCCAGATGGACGACGCCCGGTACGTCACCAACCTGGTGCGGACGGCCGCGGTGTACGGGGCGCACTGCGCCAACCGGGCGAGGGTCGTCGGCTTCCTGCGCGAGGGCGAGCGGGTCGTCGGCGCGCGCGTGCAGGACGTGGAGGGCGGGCGGGAGTACGAGGTCCGCGCCCGCCAGGTGGTCAACGCGACGGGGGTGTGGACGGACGACACGCAGGTGCTGATCGCGGAGCGCGGCCAGTTCCACGTCCGGGCGTCGAAGGGCGTCCACCTCGTCGTGCCGAAGGACCGGATCAACTCGACCACCGGGCTGATCCTGCGGACGGAGAAGTCGGTCCTGTTCGTCATCCCGTGGGGCCGGCACTGGATCGTGGGCACCACCGACACCGACTGGGACCTGGACAAGGCGCACCCTGCGGCGTCCAGCGCGGACATCGACTACCTGCTGGAGCGTGTCAACTCGGTCCTGGCCGTCCCCCTCACGAGGGATGACGTGGAAGGCGTGTACGCGGGCCTGCGGCCCCTGCTGGCGGGCGAGTCGGACGCGACGAGCAAGCTGTCCCGCGAGCACACCGTGGCGCACCCGGTGCCGGGGCTGGTCGTCGTGGCGGGCGGCAAGTACACGACGTACCGGGTGATGGCGAAGGACGCGGTGGACGAGGCGGTGCACGGCCTCGACCAGCGGGTCGCCGACTGCGTCACCGAGGACGTGCCGCTGGTGGGCGCGGAGGGGTACAGGGCCCTGTGGAACGGCCGGGCCGCCATCGCCGCCCGGTCCGGGCTCCATGTGGTGCGGGTGGAGCACCTGTTGAACCGGTACGGGTCGATGGTGGACGAGCTGCTGGACCTGATCGCGGCCGACCCCTCGCTCGGCGAGCCGCTCGGCGGGGCGGAGGACTACCTGCGGGCGGAGGTGGTCTACGCGGCCTCGCACGAAGGGGCCCGCCACCTCGACGACGTGATGACCCGCCGGACGCGGATCTCGATCGAGACGTTCGACCGGGGGACCCGCTCGGCGCGGGAGTGCGCCGAGCTGATGGCCCCGGTGCTGGGGTGGGACGAGCAGCAGATCGAGAAGGAAGTGGAGCACTACGAGAAGAGGGTGCAGGCGGAGCGCGAATCGCAGCGCCAGCCGGACGACCAGACGGCGGATGCCGCCAGGCTGGGCGCGCCCGACATCGTTCCGTTGTAAGTCCGCGATCCGGAGGGGGGAACCGCGGACCCGGGGCTCCCGTCCGTTGCGGAGTGAGGAACAATAAGGGTTCTGCCGGGGCGGGTTATCGCGCGGGTTCTCCCGGGGCGGGCCGCCGGGCACTCCGGCGGGCGCCGGGGCAGCCGGAGCAGGCGGCACGATCGCAGAGGGGACGCATGTCGAAGCCGGAGCACACCGATTCGCCTGCGGCGGAGCAGGGCCGGGCGAAGCCCGTGTCGGGCGAGCCGAAGCCGTCTGTGAAGGCCGTCCCGCCTGCGCGGACGCCGGCGGCTGAGGCCGGGCCGGGCGCTGCGGAGCCGAAGGCCGCCGGTGCGGCCGCCGCCGGGCCCCAGGACACCGGGCAGTCCGGATCCGCCTCCCCGAAGCCCGACCTCGGGAAGCCGAAGGCCGCCCCTGCGGCTGCCCCCGCGCCGGAGGACGGCGGGGCGGCCGGATCCGCCTCCCCGAACCCGAAGGCCGCCGGTGCGGCTGCCGCCCGTGCCGCGGCGAATCCGCCCGGGGGCACGCCGGCTGACGCCGCGTCCGCTGCCGCCGGCCGTCCGGAGCCCGCCACCCGCAAGCCCTCCCTCGCGAAGCCCCGCCCCGCCACCGCAACCGGTTCCGCTTCCGCGCACCCGAAGACCGCGAAGCCCGCCAACCCGAAGGCCGGCGCCGCCCCGGCCGCATCCGCTTCCGCCGCACCGCAGAACCCGCAGCCGCGCCCGGTGCAGAGCAGCGCTGCCGCGTCTGATTCCGCTTCGGCTGACCTCAAGGATGCGAAGCCGGCTGCGCCCCTGGCAGGCGCAGCCGCGAACAGTTCCGCTGCGGTCGCTTCGGAGGACGCGAAACCGAGCCTGGCGAAGGGCGCTGCTGCCGGCGGTGGTTCCGCTTCGGAGCGGTCCGAGGGTGCCAAGCCCGGCCCGTCCGAGGGTGCTGCTGCCGCGCCGGATTCCGCTTCGGCCGGTGCGGCCAGTGCGAAGCCGGACCTCGCCAAGGGCGGCGCGGCGGCGACCGCATCCGGTTCGACGGAGCCGGAGGATGCGAAGCCGGGCCTTGCGAAGGACGCGGCTGCGGCGGCCGGTTCCGCTTCGGCCCGGGGCG
Coding sequences within:
- a CDS encoding MOSC domain-containing protein, yielding MHVISVNVGRAAPSEHTDSPSGLTGIGKRPVAGPVRVAAPGPRGVGGSGVEGDGIGDLRHHGGDHQAVYAYAREDLDWWEAELARELPGGIFGENLTTAGIDLTGALVGERWRVGAEAVLEVASARIPCRTFQGVLGERAWVKRFTGAVRPGAYLRVVREGRISPGDPIEVVGRPDHDVTVGLWFRAFTTERELLPRTLAAGAAMEPKAHEKVQAYLRRQATVPAK
- a CDS encoding GuaB3 family IMP dehydrogenase-related protein, yielding MTEIEIGRGKRGRRAYAFDDIAIVPSRRTRDPKEVSIAWQIDAYRFELPFLAAPMDSVVSPQTAIRIGELGGLGVLNLEGLWTRHEDPQPLLDEIAELPEEAATRRLQEIYAAPIQADLIGQRIKEVRDSGVVTAAALSPQRTAQFSKAVVDAGVDIFVIRGTTVSAEHVSGAAEPLNLKQFIYELDVPVIVGGCATYTAALHLMRTGAAGVLVGFGGGAAHTTRNVLGIQVPMATAVADVAAARRDYMDESGGRYVHVIADGGVGWSGDLPKAIACGADAVMMGSPLARATDAPGRGHHWGMEAVHEDVPRGKKVHLGTVGTTEEILTGPSHTPDGSMNLFGALRRSMATTGYSELKEFQRVEVTVADSHHHG
- a CDS encoding WhiB family transcriptional regulator, which codes for MADFSRLPGPNADLWDWQLLAACRGVDSSLFFHPEGERGAARSAREASAKEVCMRCPVRSECAAHALAVREPYGVWGGLTEDEREELMGRARHRLIPASSTIGRITPD
- a CDS encoding response regulator transcription factor, coding for MTSVLVCDDSPLAREALRRAVATVPGVERVTTAANGEEVLRRWGADRSDLILMDVRMPGLGGVETVRRLLSADPGARIIMLTVAEDLDGVALAVAAGARGYLHKDASRAELRATVTQALADPTWRLAPRRLRSAEMGAAPTLTAREIQVLEGMSHGRSNAEIGRELFLSEDTVKTHARRLFKKLGASDRAHAVALGFRWGLVR
- a CDS encoding LysR family transcriptional regulator, which produces MIEARHLRILRAVAGTGSFSAAARELGCTQPAVSQQMKALEQSAGTPLLVRAGREMRLTQAGEALVRHAAGILAGLTAAEEEVAAIAGLRAGRVRLVSFPSGSSTLVPTALAAMRAEHPGTRISLVEAEPPRSVEMLRDGDCDVALAFRYAGSDPAGPHAGGAGAPTAEGWEDLVVRPLLTDRLVGLVPEGHRLAGSAGVRMAELADEPWIAGCPRCRRHLVEVCEDAGFTPRIDFATDDYPAVAGLVGAGLGVAVLPELAVESVRAKGVGTVAVEPPVEREIVALTLPDLARVPAVAATLAELERAAAR
- a CDS encoding sigma-70 family RNA polymerase sigma factor → MRDDEAMGSPAATGPTGAARGGGAGAVSDLVRRAVDGDEQATHDLLAFVHPLAIRYCRTRLSRLPGDARHFVEDLAQEVCVAVLMALPRYRDTGRPFEAFVFAIAAHKVADLQRAAMRHPGSTAVPSDEMPERPDDSLGPEERALLSSDAAWARKLLANLPETQRELLVLRVAVGLTAEETGQMLGMSPGAVRVAQHRALSRLRALAEQ
- a CDS encoding glycerol-3-phosphate dehydrogenase/oxidase — protein: MRTATLGPAQRADALARMAERELDVLVVGAGVVGAGTVLDAATRGLRTGIVEARDWASGTSSRSSKLIHGGLRYLEMLDFALVREALKERGLLLERLAPHLVRPVPFLYPLRHKGWERLYAGSGVALYDAMSVSSGHGRGLPVHRHLSRRRALRVAPALRKDALVGALQYYDAQMDDARYVTNLVRTAAVYGAHCANRARVVGFLREGERVVGARVQDVEGGREYEVRARQVVNATGVWTDDTQVLIAERGQFHVRASKGVHLVVPKDRINSTTGLILRTEKSVLFVIPWGRHWIVGTTDTDWDLDKAHPAASSADIDYLLERVNSVLAVPLTRDDVEGVYAGLRPLLAGESDATSKLSREHTVAHPVPGLVVVAGGKYTTYRVMAKDAVDEAVHGLDQRVADCVTEDVPLVGAEGYRALWNGRAAIAARSGLHVVRVEHLLNRYGSMVDELLDLIAADPSLGEPLGGAEDYLRAEVVYAASHEGARHLDDVMTRRTRISIETFDRGTRSARECAELMAPVLGWDEQQIEKEVEHYEKRVQAERESQRQPDDQTADAARLGAPDIVPL
- the guaB gene encoding IMP dehydrogenase, with amino-acid sequence MTVNSDGVPDKFAALGLTYDDVLLLPGSSDMAPDEIDTSSLISRNVRVNIPLLSAAMDKVTESRMAIAMARQGGVGVLHRNLSIADQANQVDLVKRSESGMVTDPITVHPDATLREADELCAKFRISGVPVTDAAGKLLGIVTNRDMAFESDRSRQVREVMTPMPLVTGKVGISGVDAMELLRRHKIEKLPLVDDAGVLKGLITVKDFVKAEKYPHAAKDKEGRLLVGAAVGVAGDAYERAQALIEAGVDFIVVDTAHGHSRLVGDMVAKIKSNASVDVIGGNVATRDGAQALVDAGADGIKVGVGPGSICTTRVVAGIGVPQVTAIYEAALAAKAAGVPVIGDGGLQYSGDIAKALVAGADTVMLGSLLAGCEESPGELLFINGKQFKSYRGMGSLGAMQSRGDRKSFSKDRYFQEGVGGDDKLIPEGIEGQVPYRGPLSAVVHQLVGGLRQSMFYVGGRTVPELQERGRFVRITSAGLKESHPHDIQMTVEAPNYSRQG
- a CDS encoding nucleotide sugar dehydrogenase, translating into MPADLAVIGLGHLGLPLAQAAVAAGIETVGYDIGPATGSTLTAAEVRRMSAAGFRVTANPADLGRVRTAVICAPTQLGADRALDLGAVGEAGRALAARLRPHTTVILESAAHPGTTEEYLRPILESGSGLRAGRDFHLAYSPSRHDPGNRTHTIANTPKVIGGLTPACTESAHAFYARIAEKVVRARGLREAETVQLLETNYRHVNIALMNEMAVLCHDLGVDLWDVIRCAETKPYGFQAFRPGPGVGGHSVPLDPNYLPHTTRTPGHPLRMVGLAQEINGRMPQYVIQRCATLLNEHGKSARGARILLLGVTYKPDLADQEGSPAPEIASRLLDLGALISYHDPYVAGWRVRDQPVPRAESLYEAAATADLTILLQHHRTYDLQGLAVKAQLLLDTRGASPAGAAHRL